Proteins encoded together in one Dehalococcoidia bacterium window:
- a CDS encoding biotin carboxylase N-terminal domain-containing protein, with amino-acid sequence MFRRVLIANRGEIACRIARTCRRLGVEAVAVYSDADADALHVRAADRAERIGPAALDGSYLSIPALLAAARRSGAEAIHPGYGLLSERAGFARAVQQAGLVFIGPTPEAIEAMANKTAARARVAAAGVPLAPGSDGPLAAGADAQALAERIGYPLMVKASEGGGGIGMTVVHEPAKLRGAVERGRRSAARAFGSDEVYLERFVERARHVEVQVFGDAAGNLIALGDRDCSVQRRHQKVTEEAPAPGLGASRRGALHDAALRAAAAVNYTNAGTVEFLLAPDGAFYFLEMNTRLQVEHPVTELITGHDLVEWQLRIAAGEPLLPGQDALRFDGHAIECRVYAEDPHTHLPSPGTITSWQPPAGEHIRVDSGVEQGSVVSPFYDPLLAKLAVWGADRHAALKRMQDALAGFAVEGLKTNLPLLRRILGHALFVEGRYSTELIATLTAESAGANSSAASG; translated from the coding sequence ATGTTCCGTCGCGTCTTGATCGCCAACCGCGGCGAGATCGCCTGCCGCATCGCCAGAACCTGCAGGCGGCTGGGCGTCGAGGCCGTGGCCGTCTACTCCGACGCCGACGCGGATGCGCTGCACGTCCGCGCCGCCGATCGCGCCGAGCGGATCGGTCCGGCCGCGCTGGACGGGAGCTATCTCTCGATTCCGGCGCTGCTCGCGGCGGCCAGGCGCAGCGGCGCCGAGGCGATCCACCCCGGCTACGGCCTGCTTTCCGAGCGCGCCGGCTTCGCGCGTGCGGTGCAGCAAGCCGGCCTCGTCTTCATCGGCCCGACGCCCGAGGCGATCGAGGCGATGGCGAACAAGACCGCGGCGCGGGCGCGGGTGGCCGCTGCCGGCGTGCCGCTGGCGCCGGGCAGCGACGGGCCGTTGGCGGCGGGTGCGGACGCCCAGGCGCTGGCCGAGCGCATCGGCTACCCGCTGATGGTCAAGGCAAGCGAAGGCGGCGGCGGCATCGGCATGACGGTCGTGCATGAGCCGGCGAAGCTGCGCGGCGCGGTAGAGCGCGGCCGCCGCTCGGCCGCCCGCGCCTTCGGCAGCGATGAAGTCTACCTTGAGCGCTTCGTGGAGCGGGCACGCCACGTCGAGGTGCAGGTGTTCGGCGACGCGGCGGGAAACCTGATCGCGCTCGGCGACCGCGACTGCTCCGTGCAGCGCCGCCACCAGAAGGTGACCGAGGAAGCCCCCGCACCGGGCCTGGGCGCGAGCCGACGTGGTGCGCTGCACGACGCGGCGCTGCGCGCCGCCGCCGCGGTGAACTACACCAACGCCGGCACGGTCGAGTTTCTGCTTGCGCCGGACGGCGCCTTCTACTTCCTCGAAATGAATACCCGTCTGCAGGTCGAGCATCCCGTCACCGAGCTGATCACCGGCCACGACCTGGTGGAGTGGCAACTACGCATCGCCGCGGGCGAGCCGCTGCTTCCGGGCCAGGATGCGCTGCGCTTCGACGGCCACGCGATCGAGTGCCGCGTCTATGCCGAAGACCCGCACACGCACCTGCCCTCGCCCGGCACGATCACGAGCTGGCAACCGCCGGCGGGCGAGCACATCCGCGTCGACAGCGGCGTCGAGCAGGGCAGCGTCGTCAGCCCCTTTTACGACCCGCTGCTGGCCAAGCTGGCCGTCTGGGGCGCCGACCGCCACGCGGCGCTGAAGCGGATGCAGGACGCCCTCGCCGGGTTTGCGGTCGAAGGACTGAAGACGAACCTGCCGCTGCTGCGCCGCATCCTTGGCCACGCGCTGTTCGTCGAAGGCCGCTACAGCACGGAACTGATCGCGACGCTGACCGCCGAAAGCGCCGGGGCAAATTCGTCCGCCGCATCGGGCTGA